One segment of Desulfovibrio inopinatus DSM 10711 DNA contains the following:
- a CDS encoding PP2C family protein-serine/threonine phosphatase, with amino-acid sequence MDSLSPVLLGTLIFIGFVPAFFLRGPLERRLVLSQPRLAQPRRQFWLDYGLVILAGIVSSNILYWWFHFPFVSPAQLMTGILASGFFFGLEGALSRQRTLLSQAALGNAEYEPPTAFRPLTRSFTFVAICTTIFVSVILGLIWFNDVRWVTEMGGNDWVIDQARQSVLLEIVFVLFVLLFEVMRLIHLYSTNLSMLFGLQTRILERVAKGRLDRSVPVAASNEFGVIAVYTNSMIEALQHRLKLMGALRVAEQVQKGLLPDTPPVIPGLQIAASSVYCDETGGDYYDFIPTQNGTAIVVADVAGHGIGPALLMAAARAFLRMAPCGDPAERLGKVNEMLAQDVVGTGQFVTLFYLEILHENRCVRWARAGHDPALVYDPVSKSFYELSGSGLPLGAIEDAKYKTEGPKCLPPGALLVLATDGIWEARNEDGIMFGKDRFRDAIVEYSTESTQDIVSKVLQALDDFVGQEPYDDDITLVVIRFLSEA; translated from the coding sequence ATTGACAGCCTGTCCCCCGTGCTATTGGGGACACTCATTTTCATCGGCTTCGTGCCTGCTTTTTTTCTTCGAGGTCCATTGGAGAGGCGGTTGGTTTTGTCTCAACCGCGACTGGCGCAGCCGCGACGACAATTCTGGTTGGACTACGGTCTTGTTATTTTGGCTGGGATTGTGTCATCCAATATTTTATATTGGTGGTTTCATTTTCCTTTCGTAAGCCCGGCTCAACTTATGACCGGCATTCTTGCATCTGGTTTTTTCTTTGGACTTGAAGGCGCTTTGTCGCGTCAACGTACTCTTCTCTCTCAGGCCGCTTTGGGAAATGCCGAATACGAGCCACCAACAGCGTTTCGCCCTTTAACTCGTTCTTTTACCTTTGTTGCCATCTGTACGACCATTTTCGTTTCAGTCATCCTTGGTCTTATCTGGTTTAACGATGTCCGTTGGGTGACAGAGATGGGGGGCAACGACTGGGTGATTGACCAGGCTCGTCAGTCTGTACTGTTAGAGATTGTTTTTGTTCTGTTTGTATTATTGTTCGAGGTTATGCGCCTCATCCATCTCTATTCGACGAATCTTTCAATGCTTTTTGGGTTGCAGACTCGAATATTAGAGCGAGTGGCCAAAGGGCGTCTGGATCGATCCGTTCCAGTGGCTGCAAGTAATGAATTCGGTGTTATTGCTGTTTATACAAATTCCATGATTGAGGCCTTGCAGCACAGACTCAAACTCATGGGGGCTTTGCGTGTGGCGGAGCAAGTCCAAAAAGGACTTCTTCCAGATACGCCTCCCGTCATCCCCGGACTTCAGATTGCAGCGTCCAGCGTGTATTGTGATGAAACCGGTGGTGATTATTACGATTTTATTCCAACTCAAAACGGTACGGCTATCGTTGTTGCAGACGTGGCCGGGCATGGTATTGGACCGGCGCTGCTTATGGCTGCAGCACGTGCTTTTCTTCGAATGGCACCGTGTGGCGATCCGGCTGAGCGTCTTGGCAAAGTCAACGAGATGCTTGCCCAAGATGTCGTTGGTACTGGACAATTTGTCACGCTTTTCTATCTTGAGATACTTCACGAAAATCGTTGTGTCCGATGGGCGAGAGCAGGGCACGACCCCGCATTGGTGTATGATCCCGTCAGTAAGTCGTTTTATGAATTATCTGGTTCGGGTTTGCCCTTGGGAGCGATTGAGGACGCGAAATACAAAACCGAAGGCCCCAAATGCCTTCCGCCTGGAGCATTGCTTGTGCTCGCCACGGACGGCATATGGGAAGCTCGAAATGAAGATGGAATCATGTTCGGCAAGGATCGTTTTCGAGATGCCATTGTCGAATACTCCACGGAAAGCACTCAAGATATTGTTTCAAAAGTCCTCCAGGCGCTTGACGACTTTGTGGGC